The DNA segment GCTCGCCAGCGACAAGCCTGTCCTCGTTGACTTCTGGGCGACCTGGTGCGGCCCGTGCAAGATGGTCGCACCCGTGCTTGAGGAGATCGCTTCCGAGCACAAGGACAAGATCACGATCGCGAAACTCGACATCGACCAGAACCCGGGAACCCCCCGTGACTACCAGGTGATGTCGGTTCCCACGCTGATCCTTTTCCAGGGTGGCAAACCGGTCAAGCAGATCGTCGGGGCGAAGCCGAAGAACGCACTGCTCTCCGACCTGGCCGACGTCCTCTGATCGGCGATTCGCGCTGAGAAGGCCCGGGGGCACGCCCGTCGCGCGTCCTCGGGCCTTTCATTGTGCGGCCGGGCCAGGCCCGATGACGCACGCAGTGGGCCTACGCGCTCACACAGAGTTCGCAAGGCACAATAGGGGACACGGAGCCGCTGGGCTCTGTAGTCAATTTGCACAGCATCGAACGCACTAGGTCGTGTTTGATTCCTCGCAAGGCGGAGGGAAGCCCTCGTACCGGGTCGTACTCGGGCTTTCCGACAACGCTGCGAGGGGCCACGCTGGCCCCGCGCAGCCGACTGAGGGTTTGTCGGACGCGACCTAGGTGCCCAAGGAAGAGCGAGGAGTGCATGCGGGTACTCCGCCGCGGCGACACCGGACCGGAGGTCGCCGAAGTCAGGTCCATGCTCTCTGGCCTCGATCTGCTTCCCCCTGGGGACGGATCCGACGGCTACGGCGCATTCGATGCCGTCGTCGAACACGCCGTTCGCGCGTTTCAGCAGCGCAGGGGCCTGATCACGGATGGCATCGTCGGACCTGCCACCTATCGTGCGCTGCGCGGCTCCAGCTACCACCTCGGCAGCAGGCCGCTCGCCTACCTGATCTCCTCGCCAGTACACGGCGACGACGTCTTCGCGCTCCAGGAACGGCTGACCGAACTCGGCTACGACGCGGGCAGGCCCGACGGCGGGTTCGGCCCCCAGACCGAGCACGCGCTGCGCAATTTCCAGCGCGACTACGGCCTCGTCGTCGACGGCATCTGCGGTGCGGCAACCGTCAGGGCACTGCGCCAGCTGTCTCCGCGGGCCCGTGGTGGACGCCCGGTGTTCCTCCGCGAACAGGAGCAGGTGCGCAGGGCAGGCCCACGCCTGCGTGGCAAGCGCATCGTGATCGACCCGGGGCACGGCGGCGACGATCTCGGCGTCACTGTCGACAACGTTCGCGAAGCGGATATCGCATGGGACCTCGCGCGCAGGCTGGAAGGCCGGATGAAGGCCACCGGCATGGAGGCACTTATCTCGCGCGGTCCCGCGCACAGCCCTTCCGAACTCGAAAGGGCCCAATTCGCCAACGACGCGGGAGCGGACCTCTTCCTCTCGCTGCACAGCGACGGCAATCGCTCGCCCTACGCGCAGGGAGTCGCGAGCTTCCATTTCGGGACGGGCAACGGCACGACGTCGACGGTCGGTGAACTGCTTGCCGGCTACATCCAGCGCGAGCTGGCCGCGAGGACAGGGCTGCGCGACTGCCGCACCCACCCGAAGACCTGGGAGATCTTCACCCGGACTCGCTGCCCTGCCGTCCGGGTCGAGATCGGCTACCTGACCAACCACGACGACCGAGTGCGCCTCTCCGACCCCGCGTTCCGCGATATCGTCGCCGAAGGCATCCTCATCGCGGTCAAGCGCCTGTACCTGCTCGGCGAAAACGATCAGCCCACAGGCACTTTTACGTTCGCCGACGTACTGGCCCACGAGCTGGCGAAAGCCGAGTAGTCCACGGGTAGTCCCCAGCGATACCCACAAGAAATCCCCAAGAAAACTGCCCCGGTTGTGGATAACCGGGGCAGTTGTGCACAGATCTGTGGATAACTGGGTCAGGCTCGGGCGTTCTCCGGGGTCGCCGTGGTGATGGTGACCTGGCCGAGCAGCTTCTCAAGCGCGGCCTCGACGTCTTCCTTCCACGAGATCGCCGAGCGCAGCTCAAGGCGCAACCTCGGCCAGCGGGGGTGAGGGCGCACCGTCTTGAACCCGACGCTCTGGAGGAAGGTCGAGGGCACAACACACGTGTGCTCGTCACTCGCCTCGTCCGGCCGCGCGTCACCGAACGCCTCAATGGCCCGTACACCGCGCCGCGTGAGGTCTTTGGCAACCGCCTGCACCAGAAGCCTGCCGAGGCCGCCACCGCGGAACTCAGGGGCAACGTGGAAGGACGTCAGCAGCACCGCGTCGGCACTCGGTGGAGAGGTCGGGAAAGCATCCGCCCTCGGAACGGCACTCGGTGGCGCGTAGAGCACGAAGCCGACCGGCAGATTGCCACTGTGGATGATCCGGCCGCACGAACCCCATTCCAGCAGGACGCCGGACACCCACGCTTCCTTCTCGACTTCGGTCTCGCCGAACTCGGCCGCTTGCTCCCGCAGGTGCGGAGCCAGTTCCCAGTAGACGCAGCGCCGACACTGCACCGGAAGCTGCTCCAGGTTGTCCAGCGTGACGCCCACAATGCGTCGCGACACCCGACCTCCCCTGGAAAACACGACTATCGATCTTGCGCCGACGCGCGCGAGACAGCGCCGCGAAGGCCAGCAAAGCATAGGCCGATGTGACAAG comes from the Prauserella marina genome and includes:
- a CDS encoding N-acetylmuramoyl-L-alanine amidase; amino-acid sequence: MRVLRRGDTGPEVAEVRSMLSGLDLLPPGDGSDGYGAFDAVVEHAVRAFQQRRGLITDGIVGPATYRALRGSSYHLGSRPLAYLISSPVHGDDVFALQERLTELGYDAGRPDGGFGPQTEHALRNFQRDYGLVVDGICGAATVRALRQLSPRARGGRPVFLREQEQVRRAGPRLRGKRIVIDPGHGGDDLGVTVDNVREADIAWDLARRLEGRMKATGMEALISRGPAHSPSELERAQFANDAGADLFLSLHSDGNRSPYAQGVASFHFGTGNGTTSTVGELLAGYIQRELAARTGLRDCRTHPKTWEIFTRTRCPAVRVEIGYLTNHDDRVRLSDPAFRDIVAEGILIAVKRLYLLGENDQPTGTFTFADVLAHELAKAE
- the trxA gene encoding thioredoxin — its product is MTDTVQVTDKSFADDVLASDKPVLVDFWATWCGPCKMVAPVLEEIASEHKDKITIAKLDIDQNPGTPRDYQVMSVPTLILFQGGKPVKQIVGAKPKNALLSDLADVL
- a CDS encoding GNAT family N-acetyltransferase encodes the protein MSRRIVGVTLDNLEQLPVQCRRCVYWELAPHLREQAAEFGETEVEKEAWVSGVLLEWGSCGRIIHSGNLPVGFVLYAPPSAVPRADAFPTSPPSADAVLLTSFHVAPEFRGGGLGRLLVQAVAKDLTRRGVRAIEAFGDARPDEASDEHTCVVPSTFLQSVGFKTVRPHPRWPRLRLELRSAISWKEDVEAALEKLLGQVTITTATPENARA